The Thermanaerovibrio acidaminovorans DSM 6589 genome contains a region encoding:
- a CDS encoding ABC transporter ATP-binding protein, whose product MRFGGLTAVNGFEIAVKRGGIVSLIGPNGAGKTTCFNIMTGFYTPTEGHVFFNGEDITGLPPHKVCARGMARTFQNIRLFSGGTVLENVLVGFRVRQRSPWWAAPLMLPSHLREEREIRERGMELLESVGLGKLAFEMATSLPYGAQRRLEIARALATGPSFLLLDEPAAGMNPQESLELMGFIRNIRDRFGLTILLIEHDMKVVMGISEYIWVLDYGTIIAEGLPEEIRSNPKVIEAYLGEEALEHA is encoded by the coding sequence ATGCGCTTTGGGGGCCTCACGGCGGTTAACGGCTTCGAGATAGCGGTCAAGCGGGGCGGCATAGTGAGCCTCATAGGTCCCAACGGGGCGGGGAAGACCACCTGCTTCAACATAATGACCGGTTTCTACACCCCCACGGAGGGTCACGTGTTCTTCAACGGGGAGGACATAACCGGGCTCCCCCCCCACAAGGTTTGCGCCCGGGGGATGGCCAGGACCTTCCAGAACATAAGGCTCTTCTCGGGGGGCACCGTGCTGGAGAACGTTCTGGTGGGCTTCCGGGTGAGGCAACGGTCCCCCTGGTGGGCGGCTCCCCTGATGCTACCGTCGCACCTCCGGGAGGAGAGGGAGATAAGGGAGAGGGGGATGGAGCTCCTGGAGTCAGTGGGGCTTGGGAAGCTGGCCTTCGAGATGGCCACGTCGCTTCCCTACGGGGCTCAGCGGAGGCTGGAGATAGCCCGGGCCCTGGCCACCGGTCCCTCGTTCCTCCTGCTCGACGAGCCTGCGGCGGGCATGAACCCCCAGGAGTCCCTGGAGCTGATGGGTTTCATCAGGAACATCCGGGACAGGTTCGGCCTCACCATACTCCTCATCGAGCACGACATGAAGGTGGTCATGGGCATATCGGAGTACATATGGGTTCTGGACTATGGGACCATCATAGCCGAGGGCCTTCCGGAGGAGATAAGGTCCAACCCGAAGGTCATAGAGGCCTACCTTGGGGAGGAGGCGCTGGAGCATGCTTGA
- a CDS encoding ABC transporter ATP-binding protein, giving the protein MLEVEALHVHYGGIHALKGISMEVPKGKIVTLIGANGAGKSSTLRAIAGLVKDKRGRVRWNGGDVTQMTPESVLRSGIALCPEGRRIFPHLTVMENLMLGAYIRDDQVGVKATLDWVFELFPRLKERTWQKGGTLSGGEQQMLALGRALMSQPDLVMMDEPSLGLAPLLVKEVFEIIQAINVEGKTVLLVEQNAFAALKVADYAYVLEVGSLVLDGPGSKLLEDPRVKEAYLGG; this is encoded by the coding sequence ATGCTTGAGGTGGAGGCCCTTCACGTCCACTACGGCGGGATCCACGCCCTCAAGGGCATATCCATGGAGGTGCCCAAGGGCAAGATCGTTACCCTCATAGGGGCCAACGGGGCGGGTAAGTCGAGCACCCTGAGGGCCATAGCGGGCCTGGTGAAGGACAAGAGGGGCAGGGTCCGTTGGAACGGGGGGGACGTGACCCAGATGACCCCCGAGTCCGTATTGAGGAGCGGCATCGCCCTTTGCCCCGAGGGGCGTAGGATCTTCCCGCATCTCACGGTGATGGAGAACCTGATGTTGGGGGCCTACATAAGGGATGACCAGGTGGGGGTGAAGGCCACGCTGGACTGGGTCTTCGAGCTGTTCCCCCGTCTTAAGGAGAGGACCTGGCAGAAGGGGGGCACCCTCTCCGGCGGGGAGCAACAGATGCTTGCCCTGGGGAGGGCCCTCATGAGCCAGCCGGACCTGGTCATGATGGATGAGCCCTCCCTGGGATTGGCCCCATTGTTGGTCAAGGAGGTCTTCGAGATAATCCAGGCGATCAACGTGGAGGGCAAGACGGTGCTGCTGGTGGAGCAGAACGCCTTCGCCGCCCTCAAGGTGGCGGACTACGCCTACGTGCTTGAGGTGGGCTCCCTGGTGTTGGATGGCCCGGGGAGTAAGCTCCTGGAGGATCCGCGGGTCAAGGAGGCCTACCTGGGAGGTTGA
- the pgsA gene encoding CDP-diacylglycerol--glycerol-3-phosphate 3-phosphatidyltransferase, producing MSSLNLPNLLSLSRVFLAPVVMVILTMRTQFGSFLGMPLGDLLALLVFVVASVTDAADGYIARKRGMVTNLGKFIDPLADKILVTAVLVALVELQRLPAWIVVVVVSREFIVTGLRMVAAAEGVVIAASKGGKAKTVSQIVAISMMILDLPGGIWVMWVAMILTVWSGMDYLIKGKDFLSR from the coding sequence GTGTCGTCTCTTAACCTTCCCAACCTGTTGAGCCTTTCTAGGGTTTTCCTGGCCCCGGTGGTGATGGTTATCCTCACCATGAGGACCCAGTTCGGTAGCTTCCTTGGGATGCCTTTGGGGGACCTGCTGGCCCTTCTGGTGTTCGTGGTGGCCTCCGTGACCGATGCGGCGGACGGCTACATAGCCAGGAAGCGGGGGATGGTGACCAACCTGGGCAAGTTCATCGACCCCCTGGCGGACAAGATCCTGGTGACCGCCGTGTTGGTGGCGCTGGTGGAGCTTCAGCGGCTTCCAGCCTGGATCGTGGTGGTGGTGGTCTCCAGGGAGTTCATAGTCACCGGTCTCAGGATGGTGGCTGCCGCTGAGGGGGTGGTCATAGCCGCCAGCAAGGGGGGCAAGGCCAAGACGGTGAGCCAGATCGTGGCCATATCGATGATGATACTGGACCTGCCGGGAGGCATATGGGTCATGTGGGTGGCCATGATCCTCACCGTGTGGTCCGGAATGGACTATCTCATAAAGGGCAAGGATTTCCTGAGCCGCTGA
- a CDS encoding M20 family metallo-hydrolase: MSRFCGDPLDDKVLAYEGAMVEALCGLVRRPAISPDDGGLGEYDKALYIESLVSSLGLGPVEMYGSPDPRAKGGVRPNLVLRVPGSYRDLPRLWIFTHMDVVPEGDRGLWESDPFEPVVRDGMVIGRGANDNGQELVASLFALKAVVDQGGPGREVCLAFVADEEVGSEHGIGFLMREHRDLFSPSDLVLVPDGGNEAGDFIEVAEKTILWVEFQVLGRQVHASRPDQGINACRVANELSVNLDRALRSAFPESDPLFEPAISTFEPTRRLQNVANVNTVPGREVFALDCRVLPHVPVSEVEKVIAAEVRKVEDAYGAKVSHRFLQKGDPTPVTDPASPVVELLTRSVQSVLGVSPRVGGIGGGTCAAFFRANGIPAAVWAQETDTAHMPGEYALVEHMLNEARVFARMFA; this comes from the coding sequence TTGAGCAGATTCTGTGGCGATCCGTTGGACGATAAGGTCTTGGCCTACGAGGGGGCCATGGTGGAGGCCCTGTGCGGGCTGGTGAGGCGTCCTGCCATATCCCCCGATGACGGCGGTCTAGGGGAGTATGACAAGGCGCTCTACATCGAGTCCCTGGTGTCCTCTCTGGGCCTGGGTCCCGTGGAGATGTACGGCTCGCCGGATCCTAGGGCCAAGGGGGGCGTGAGGCCCAACCTGGTGCTAAGGGTGCCGGGGAGCTACCGGGACCTTCCGCGGCTTTGGATCTTCACCCACATGGACGTGGTCCCCGAGGGGGACCGGGGCCTATGGGAGTCGGATCCCTTCGAGCCGGTGGTGAGGGACGGGATGGTGATCGGCCGGGGGGCCAACGACAACGGTCAGGAGCTGGTGGCGTCCCTCTTCGCCCTCAAGGCGGTGGTGGACCAGGGGGGACCCGGGCGGGAGGTGTGTCTCGCCTTCGTGGCGGACGAGGAGGTGGGTAGCGAGCACGGCATCGGCTTCCTCATGAGGGAGCATCGGGACCTGTTCTCCCCCTCCGACCTGGTCCTGGTGCCCGATGGTGGGAACGAGGCAGGGGACTTCATCGAGGTGGCGGAGAAGACCATCCTATGGGTCGAGTTCCAGGTGCTGGGCCGTCAGGTCCACGCCAGCCGCCCCGATCAGGGGATCAACGCCTGCCGGGTGGCCAACGAGCTGTCGGTGAACCTGGACAGGGCCTTGAGGAGCGCGTTTCCCGAGTCGGACCCCCTCTTCGAGCCCGCGATATCCACCTTCGAGCCCACCAGGCGACTTCAGAACGTGGCCAACGTGAACACCGTGCCGGGGAGGGAGGTCTTCGCCCTGGACTGTCGGGTGCTGCCCCACGTGCCGGTGTCTGAGGTGGAGAAGGTGATCGCCGCCGAGGTCCGTAAGGTGGAGGACGCCTACGGGGCCAAGGTCTCCCACCGGTTCCTCCAGAAGGGGGATCCCACGCCGGTGACCGATCCCGCCTCCCCGGTGGTGGAGCTTTTGACCCGGTCGGTTCAGTCGGTCCTGGGGGTAAGCCCCCGGGTGGGGGGCATAGGGGGCGGCACCTGCGCCGCCTTCTTCAGGGCCAACGGCATCCCTGCGGCGGTCTGGGCCCAGGAGACCGACACGGCCCACATGCCCGGCGAGTACGCCCTGGTGGAGCACATGCTGAACGAGGCCAGGGTCTTCGCCCGGATGTTTGCTTAA